A single Denticeps clupeoides chromosome 7, fDenClu1.1, whole genome shotgun sequence DNA region contains:
- the LOC114794541 gene encoding cytochrome c oxidase subunit NDUFA4-like, with amino-acid sequence MLATVGKQLRSHPALIPLFIFIGGGCTMSLTYLARLALRNPDVCWDKTNNPEPWNKLGPNDQYKFFSVNTDYKQLKKDRPDF; translated from the exons ATGCTCGCTACTGTCGGGAAGCAGCTGAGGAGCCACCCGGCT CTCATCCCCCTGTTCATCTTCATCGGCGGCGGATGCACCATGTCCCTGACCTACCTGGCCAGGTTGGCCCTGCGGAACCCTGACGTCTG CTGGGACAAGACCAACAACCCTGAGCCCTGGAACAAGCTGGGTCCCAATGACCAGTACAAG tttttctcgGTCAACACGGACTACAAGCAGCTGAAGAAGGATCGTCCAGACTTCTAG